Within the Clostridium scatologenes genome, the region AAGGTTTAGAAAACTTCTTAACTTATATGAAGAACGGTGAAAAAGTAGGCAGTAATAAACTAGTCATAGAAGGTTCATTAGAAAATAAAAGTATTGTTAAGATTTTAAATTTTAATTAGAGATTATACATATCTCTAATTAAAATTCTAAGATTATTATTTGTTTCATTTCTAAAGTTTTTCTAACATCTATAATCCTTTGATTACTAGACCCTCTATACTTCAATTTATTACTTTTCTTATCTTCTTCGAACTTTCCATCAATTAGTACATCTATATTATTTAACAGTTGTTTCCAACCTTCATGATCATTTATATGTTCAAATATATACTCAAAAGTATATCCTGTATAACACCATATATTTAAATTAGTTTCTTTTATTTTTTCAGCCATATATGCAAATTTACTTGCTTGTTCAAAAGGATCTCCTCCTGAAAAAGTTATACCTTTTAACATAGGATTCTTTCTTATATCATCTAATAATTCATCCATGTTCTTAAGTTCACCACCATCATAACAATGAGTGCTTGGATTAAAGCAGCCCTTGCAATTATGTTCACATCCTTGTGAAAATAATACACGTCTTAGCCCAGGACCATTCACTAAGCTTTCATAAATTATTCCTGATAGTCTTATACTTTTATTTAAACTCATCTCAATCCCTCCAAGTATGATTTTTAATTTAAAAGACAGAGATATAACCTCTCTGTCTTTGTATAAATATCATTTAATAGACATGCTTATTACTGCCTTGAGATAACCTATCTGATCTTTCTGCTACCTTTCCTGATCCAAACCTTTCATCTAAAGAAAGATACCCTGTTACCCTTGATATACCCTGTATGTTATCACTTCCACATTTAGGACAATTATCTTCATCATGAAGATATGTTCCACAACATCTGCAATATCTTATGTGAAAGTTAATGCCCATATAACTTATATTTGTGTTATCATAAGCATAATTTAATATGTCCATTATAGTTTCTGCTGTAGGATAGTCATCTAATTCTATATAGCTTATATGTCCAGCATTACATAATTTATGATAAGGCGCTTCTATATCAATTTTATCTTTTATGGAGATAGGAAACCCTACTGGTATATGATAAGAATTAGTATAATAATCTTTATCAGTTACTCCCTTTATATTTCCAAATATTTTTTGATCTTGAACTATAAATTTACCACTTAAACCTTCTGCTGGAGTAGCATAGCAGCTCCAATTTAGATGAGTTTCTTCTATTAATTTATCCATGTAATTTCTAATATAAGAAACTATTTCTACCCCTAATTTTCTAGAATTTTCATCTTCACCATGATGTTTACCTGTTAAGGCTATTAAAGTTTCAGCTAATCCTATAAACCCAACAGACCATGTTCCTTGCTTTAATATTGGCTCTATAGAATCATCAGGTTCTAAATTTTCAGATCCTTTCATAAGTCCTTGTCCAGCTACAAAAGGTAAATCTTTAACTCTTAATCGCTTAAGTACACTGTACCTATGCATTAGAGCTTCTTTTGCAAGTTCTAATTTGCTATCCAAAAGTTTAAAAAACTTACTTATATCTTTTTTTGCTACAATTCCAAGTCTAGGTAAATTTATAGTAGTTGGTGCTATATTTCCTCTACCTTTTGTTCCTGGTTCTCCATTTACATTAGCACATACATAAGTTCTACATCCCATAGTAGCAGGAACTACACCTTGGTCATAATAAAATTTGTTAAAATCCGCATCTAAATTCATAAAAGTAGGATTCATTCTTTTTGAAGCTACTCTACAAGCTAACTTAAACAAATAGTAATAAGGATCTCCTGGTTCCTTATTTACACCTTTCTTTACTCTAAATATTATATTAGGGAAAATAGGCTGTTCTCCCATTCCTAAACCTTTTTCATATTCCGTCAAAAATACTTCGCAAACTAATGCTGAATCATCAGAATTAGGTATGCCAATATTTATAGAACTAAAAGGCACTTGTGAACCAGCTCTTGAATGCATGGTGTTTAAATTATAAACAATCCCCTGCATTGACTGTTCTACAGCTCTTCTAAGCTTTTTTTCCACAAGGTTATTTACTTTTTGTTCATCTACACCTAACCCCGTAAGTTCATTCCTTATTTCTTTTCTTGTAGGTTCTATAAACACTCCCATATCATTATCAAAATCTGGATGAGACTGTCCTCCGAACATATCATTTTGAGTTGACTGCAAAAGTATACATGAAAGTTCTGCCGCTGACTCTATTCTTCTAGGAGGTCTTATATTCCCATATCCTGTATTAAAACCTCTTGTTAGTATTTCTCTTGTAGGTATATGTAAACAGTTGGTAGTTAAATTATAACTATCTAAATCATGATAATATATATCACCATTTTCATGTGCTTTAGCTAAATATTTAGGCATAATAGATAAGTTATGCCACTTATTTGATTCACTAGCTATTCTAAGCAGTTTTGAACTAAAATTATTACCTACATTTGCATTATCTCTATCAGTTTCCACTCCTATTTTTTCAATAGCCCTCATTAAATCAGATTTTATCTCTCTTATTTTATTTCTTTCTTTTCTATAATTAGAATAAGCTGTTCCAATTTCTCTGTAGTCATTTTCTAAAAGTGTCTTTTCAACAAGGTTTTGTATTCGTTCTACATTTATTTCATTAGCATCAAGTTCTTCTAATTGCTTTATAACTTTTTGCGTTAGCTCTATAAATTCACTTTCTTTTAAATCATAACCTATTTCTTCTGAAGAGCCCTTTATGGCATTAGTTATTTTCATAGAGTCAAACTCTACTTCTCTGCCATCTCTCTTCACAACATGTAGCATACATCATTCCTCCAAACTACAATATATTGTGTTAAGCACGTTGATATTATACTATGGGAAAATTTTTTAGGCAATTTTTTAATTAGGGTTAAGACTATATTAAAACAATTTAGTTTTATCTACCTCTAAATTCTTTTGTTTTTTACTAAACATTATGATTTGATATTTAAATTTTATCAGATATTTTTTTTATTTTATTGAATAATTAACTAATAAGTGAAAAAAATATCATAGAGGTGACCTTTATGATTGGAAAAATTATTGATATAAATTTTACAGATGCTTTTATAAATTTCGAAGATGGAACAACACTAGATATTGGAATTTCTCATTTACCGCCTAACTCCAAAATAGGAGATTCCATAAATGTCAATCCTAATTCTATTAAAACAAAAAATGATAAACTTATAGATTTGTTTTAATTCATTGAAATATTTGGAAATATGTATTATAATAATTTTATTAAGATAGTGCTAGGGGTGCCTCTTTGAGGCTGAGAGATAAAATATTTTATTAACCCTTGTACCTGATCTGGATAATACCAGCGTAGGAAAGCGATAACATGTGTAACTTTCTAATGTATAATAAATTTTATGCATTCTTCTTATTTTCAGCATTCAGGTATCTCTTAGCACAAAGGAGGTATTTCATGTCACTTAGTAAAAACTTTTTAGAAATTGTCTCACACCCAACATCCTTATTTGCTCTTTTAGCTCTAATATTATTTATACTTTTCATTGCAAAAGTAAAAAATGTAAAATTTAATACTCATCTTATTACTCAAATAGGAATTGCTTTAGCTTTAGCAACAATACTTAAAATCTTTAGAATTTACCATCTTCCTCAAGGCGGAAGTGTAACATTAGGTAGTATGATTCCTATTATTTTAATGGCTTTATTTTATGGTCCTGAAGTAGGATTTATTACAGGCTTTCTATATGGCATAATAACACTTATTCTAGATCCATATATTCTTCAGCCAGTTCAAGTTTTATTTGATTATCCTTTGCCATTTATGGCTTTAGGACTAGCTGGATACTTTAAAAATAATAAGCTCCTAGCTACCTTTATCGCAGTGTTTGGGCGTTTCATATGTCACTTTATATCAGGTATAGTGTTTTTTGGAAGTTTTGCTCCAAAAGGCATGTCCCCTGCAGTATACTCACTTATGTCAAATGGTATTTTCTTAAGTATAGAAGGTGCTATATGCTTAGTAATTATTGCAGCATTACCGATAAAACAGCTATCTGCAGCAGCAACTAAAAAAATCCCTCAAAATTAAAAATAAGAAAGCTTAAAGCTTTCTTATTTTTTTACATTATCCTATTTTTTAAGTTATTTATTAATTCTTCATATTCATCAGATTTTGCTAAAAATTCTTCTACTGTACCATTCTCCATACTTTCAACTAAATCTAAATTTATAGGCATTTCTGCAAGAAGTGGTACTCCTAAATGTTCAGCATGTTCTTGCGCAGATTTTTTACTAAATACATTTATTTTTTCTCCACACTTTCCACATTTAATATAAGACATATTTTCTACTACACCAATTACATCTATATTCATTTTTTGAGCCATTATAATTACTTTTTTAACTATCATTGACACCATATCTTGAGGTGTAGAAACTACAACCAATCCTTCTAGTGGTAATTCCTGCATTATAGTTAATGCAATATCACCTGTTCCTGGTGGCATATCTATAAGTAGATAGTCTAATTCATCCCATTCAGTATCAGTGTACATTTGTTTTAATACTCCTGTAATCACCGGTCCTCTCCATATAACTGGCTGTTCCTCTTCTTCTGTTAAAAGATTTAAAGATATGACTTTAATTCCATTTGAAGTTTCTACAGGTCTAAACTTTATTTCCTCACTATCTCCTACCTGAATCATATCTGCTCTCTTATTATTTATACCAAAAAATCTAGGCATTGAAGGACCTGTTATATCACCATCTAGTACTCCAACTTTGTGTCCTCCTTTACTTAACTTGGTTGCCAATATACCTGTAACAGTTGACTTACCAACTCCACCTTTACCACTTATAACACCTATTATATGCTTTATCTTACCATATTTAGGCTCTAATTTATTATTACATCCTACTCCTGCACTATCGCAGTTTCCTTTGCTTGAACAACTATCACAATTACTCATTGCTGTTTCCTCCCTGTGATATAAAAATTTATTTATAATTTTATAAACATACTTAAAAATTTAAAATTTATCAGGCTTAGTATCTGTAATGTTGAAATTCCAACTATTCTTATATTCATCAACTATATAATACTTTTTTTCAATTTTTGTTTTTTTATCCCATAAACTCACAATACCTTTATACATTGTGGATTTATATCCTTCAGTACTTATTGTTAGCCATATATCATAATTTTCCTTATCTTTATCTGCTACTGATACATTTTTAAACTTACTACTTAAATCACTATTAAAATCTTGTAAATCTGTAGATAATATAAATTTAGCTGAATTTATATCACTTTTTAAATTTATACCAAC harbors:
- a CDS encoding Mrp/NBP35 family ATP-binding protein, with the protein product MSNCDSCSSKGNCDSAGVGCNNKLEPKYGKIKHIIGVISGKGGVGKSTVTGILATKLSKGGHKVGVLDGDITGPSMPRFFGINNKRADMIQVGDSEEIKFRPVETSNGIKVISLNLLTEEEEQPVIWRGPVITGVLKQMYTDTEWDELDYLLIDMPPGTGDIALTIMQELPLEGLVVVSTPQDMVSMIVKKVIIMAQKMNIDVIGVVENMSYIKCGKCGEKINVFSKKSAQEHAEHLGVPLLAEMPINLDLVESMENGTVEEFLAKSDEYEELINNLKNRIM
- a CDS encoding anaerobic ribonucleoside triphosphate reductase codes for the protein MLHVVKRDGREVEFDSMKITNAIKGSSEEIGYDLKESEFIELTQKVIKQLEELDANEINVERIQNLVEKTLLENDYREIGTAYSNYRKERNKIREIKSDLMRAIEKIGVETDRDNANVGNNFSSKLLRIASESNKWHNLSIMPKYLAKAHENGDIYYHDLDSYNLTTNCLHIPTREILTRGFNTGYGNIRPPRRIESAAELSCILLQSTQNDMFGGQSHPDFDNDMGVFIEPTRKEIRNELTGLGVDEQKVNNLVEKKLRRAVEQSMQGIVYNLNTMHSRAGSQVPFSSINIGIPNSDDSALVCEVFLTEYEKGLGMGEQPIFPNIIFRVKKGVNKEPGDPYYYLFKLACRVASKRMNPTFMNLDADFNKFYYDQGVVPATMGCRTYVCANVNGEPGTKGRGNIAPTTINLPRLGIVAKKDISKFFKLLDSKLELAKEALMHRYSVLKRLRVKDLPFVAGQGLMKGSENLEPDDSIEPILKQGTWSVGFIGLAETLIALTGKHHGEDENSRKLGVEIVSYIRNYMDKLIEETHLNWSCYATPAEGLSGKFIVQDQKIFGNIKGVTDKDYYTNSYHIPVGFPISIKDKIDIEAPYHKLCNAGHISYIELDDYPTAETIMDILNYAYDNTNISYMGINFHIRYCRCCGTYLHDEDNCPKCGSDNIQGISRVTGYLSLDERFGSGKVAERSDRLSQGSNKHVY
- the thiT gene encoding energy-coupled thiamine transporter ThiT — translated: MSLSKNFLEIVSHPTSLFALLALILFILFIAKVKNVKFNTHLITQIGIALALATILKIFRIYHLPQGGSVTLGSMIPIILMALFYGPEVGFITGFLYGIITLILDPYILQPVQVLFDYPLPFMALGLAGYFKNNKLLATFIAVFGRFICHFISGIVFFGSFAPKGMSPAVYSLMSNGIFLSIEGAICLVIIAALPIKQLSAAATKKIPQN
- the nrdG gene encoding anaerobic ribonucleoside-triphosphate reductase activating protein; protein product: MSLNKSIRLSGIIYESLVNGPGLRRVLFSQGCEHNCKGCFNPSTHCYDGGELKNMDELLDDIRKNPMLKGITFSGGDPFEQASKFAYMAEKIKETNLNIWCYTGYTFEYIFEHINDHEGWKQLLNNIDVLIDGKFEEDKKSNKLKYRGSSNQRIIDVRKTLEMKQIIILEF